The Triticum dicoccoides isolate Atlit2015 ecotype Zavitan chromosome 6A, WEW_v2.0, whole genome shotgun sequence genome has a window encoding:
- the LOC119319494 gene encoding probable serine/threonine-protein kinase PBL5, whose protein sequence is MDTKISTRHKVDLEHMVLDESAEPTYLPLSLLQEITDSFSDDQQIGSGGFAVVYKGTVGKGMVAVKKLSITIDMHENKFHKEVECLIKAKHKNIVRFLGYCSDTQGMVGDYDGKFVMADLRNWVLCFEYIPKGSLDKYITDVSCGLKWRDRYHIIKGTCEGLLHLHEKRILHLDLKPGNILLADHMVPKIADFGLSRCLDEDQTRAFTSHLCGSQGYLAPEFYRGQFTFASDIYSLGIIIVEILTGEKGYPEEENVVANWMNQLEASDHWHTQLEQVRVCTKIGIQCMDLNPKKRPVARHILDRLDKTKITIETGISGSSVEQQVSFLKEQYCQEKNSKRSYQYLGKEIKEHTETEGLAKYVEIPREDHWQQGQQEASSDQWPLRGVQDVKKNVSPQGASISSSNNGVLYKLNNLDIFDRKAHRNHVRYGGPTLENVNFVKLFKKKELGPILKNKNLIRRDSFGVVYMGLVDSVPVTIRKLFSGSVVQNEDFANEVIIQSQVIHGNMVRLIGCCLEFEVPMLVHEFHSIASLHYILHTNIKVPLNLGVRLSIAATMVGALSYVHSTLVEKILHGNVKPSNILLDNNFVPKISDTGISRLIVRGHEHSGISIGDMAYMDPVYVRTSPLTEQSDVYSFGVIILELVTRRKATHMDKNSLVINFLENHKQGRKSTELFDKEIAVTENLKLLDTLAGIAAECLNFDVDLRPTMADVANRLSMLNQSCNLS, encoded by the exons ATGGATACCAAAATCAGTACTAGACACAAGGTTGACCTAGAGCACATGGTGCTTGATGAAAGTGCGGAGCCAACATACCTGCCGTTATCACTTTTACAAGAAATCACAGACAGTTTTTCTGATGATCAACAAATTGGCAGTGGTGGGTTTGCGGTTGTTTATAAG GGAACGGTGGGAAAAGGAATGGTCGCTGTGAAGAAGCTGTCCATAACAATTGACATGCATGAGAATAAATTCCACAAAGAGGTCGAGTGCCTAATAAAGGCCAAGCACAAGAACATAGTTCGTTTTTTGGGGTATTGTTCTGACACGCAAGGGATGGTGGGGGACTATGACGGGAAATTTGTCATGGCAGATCTACGAAACTGGGTGCTATGTTTTGAGTACATACCTAAAGGAAGTCTCGATAAGTATATTACCG ATGTGTCTTGTGGACTTAAATGGAGAGATCGTTATCATATTATCAAGGGAACCTGTGAGGGCTTACTTCATCTTCATGAGAAGCGTATTCTTCATTTAGATCTCAAGCCCGGAAATATATTGTTAGCTGATCACATGGTACCGAAAATTGCTGATTTTGGACTCTCAAGGTGCCTCGATGAAGACCAAACCCGAGCTTTTACTTCACATCTATGTGGATCTCA GGGATACTTAGCACCAGAATTCTATAGAGGACAATTCACATTTGCGTCAGACATATATAGTCTTGGCATTATAATTGTGGAGATACTAACAGGAGAGAAGGGGTATCCAGAAGAGGAGAAT GTAGTTGCAAATTGGATGAATCAGTTGGAGGCATCAGATCACTGGCATACACAGTTGGAGCAAGTAAGAGTATGCACTAAGATAGGGATACAGTGCATGGACTTGAACCCAAAGAAGAGACCAGTTGCACGTCATATACTTGACAGGCTAGATAAAACAAAAATTACCATCGAAACTGGCATAAGTGGTTCATCAGTTGAGCAGCAGGTTAGTTTCCTAAAGGAACAATATTGCCAAGAGAAAAACTCAAAGCGTTCATATCAGTACCTTGGAAAGGAAATCAAGGAACACACTGAAACAGAAGGACTTGCAAAATATGTAGAGATACCTAGAGAAGATCATTGGCAGCAAGGGCAGCAAGAAGCTTCGAGTGATCAATGGCCATTAAGGGGAGTGCAAGATGTAAAGAAAAATGTAAGCCCACAAGGTGCAAGTATTTCTAGCTCCAACAATGGTGTGCTCTATAAGTTGAACAATTTGGACATCTTTGACAGAAAAGCACACAGGAATCACGTGCGGTATGGTGGGCCTACATTGGAGAATGTAAATTTTgtgaaacttttcaaaaaaaaggaGCTCGGTCCAATTTTAAAGAATAAGAATCTTATTAGAAGAGATAGCTTTGGAGTAGTTTACATGGGCCTTGTTGATAGTGTGCCAGTTACAATAAGGAAGCTATTTAGTGGTAGTGTGGTACAGAAtgaagattttgcaaatgaagtcatcaTCCAGTCTCAAGTCATTCACGGAAATATGGTTAGGCTCATAGGCTGTTGCCTTGAATTCGAAGTCCCGATGCTAGTCCATGAGTTTCACTCTATAGCAAGCCTCCATTACATTCTTCACACCAACATCAAGGTGCCTCTTAACCTTGGCGTGCGATTAAGTATTGCTGCAACAATGGTAGGTGCTCTATCTTATGTGCATTCCACACTTGTTGAGAAAATATTACACGGTAATGTTAAACCATCAAATATACTCTTGGATAACAACTTTGTGCCAAAGATCTCAGACACCGGCATATCAAGGTTGATCGTGAGAGGCCATGAACATAGCGGAATATCCATTGGTGACATGGCTTATATGGATCCGGTATATGTACGAACAAGCCCACTGACCGAACAAAGTGATGTCTACAGTTTTGGAGTTATCATCTTGGAGCTTGTTACTAGGAGAAAGGCCACACATATGGACAAAAACAGCTTAGTAATTAATTTCCTTGAGAACCACAAGCAGGGGAGGAAATCGACCGAGTTGTTTGATAAGGAAATTGCAGTGACAGAAAATTTGAAGCTTCTTGACACTCTGGCAGGAATTGCTGCTGAATGCCTTAATTTTGATGTGGACCTAAGACCAACAATGGCAGATGTCGCAAATCGTCTATCCATGCTGAATCAATCCTGTAATTTGAGTTga
- the LOC119319495 gene encoding CBL-interacting serine/threonine-protein kinase 20-like isoform X2, which yields MDTKIGTINKVDLERMVLDRSAEPTYLPLSLLEDITDCFSDDQQIGSGGFSIVYKGMVGEKMVAVKKLSQTMHENKFHKEVECITKAKHKNIVRFLGYCSDTQGRIEDYEGKFVMADVRNWLLCFEYVPNGSLIEYITDPSRGLEWRERYQIIKGICEGLLHLHEKRILHLDLKPSNILIDIHMVPKIADFGLSRCLDKDQTRDFTSNICGSLGYMAPEFFIGQVTFASDIYSLGIIIMEILTGEKGYQEEQDVVENWMNRLEAADQKETQLEQVRVCTTIGIECMDPNPKKRPFAHHIVNKLDKTASIIETGITSPSVEHQVRSLKEQHSQRKIVDLSLEYLLKEQHSQRKILDLSFEYLIKDMSGRTKTEELMEFIGAFKDHWRHAKEHQWSLRGVQGTKKNTSQQQGASISSSNSVVLNKLNIFSTKARRNYARNGGPMLEKIDMLKLFKKEELKPAINDKNRIGRDVFEEVYIGLVDRVPVIVKKQISGTVLQNGQFAKEVIIQSQVLHKNIVRLIGCCVEVDIPMLVYEYLSKDSLHDILHNNCKGKFRVGEASLGRLGLAWLWGSWGPPKGRILGFFCEMGIMLVGGGPTMSWLTRDKSQFSPEGRELTNGPVQLGREPGSWQNWAASTREDTAFFSFYFPCFLFYFFSFFYFCLYFQML from the exons ATGGATACCAAAATTGGTACTATAAACAAGGTTGATCTAGAACGCATGGTGCTTGATCGAAGTGCAGAGCCAACATACCTTCCATTATCACTTTTGGAAGACATCACAGATTGTTTTTCCGATGATCAACAAATTGGCAGCGGTGGATTTTCTATAGTTTACAAG GGAATGGTGGGGGAAAAGATGGTCGCTGTGAAGAAACTATCCCAAACGATGCATGAGAATAAATTCCACAAAGAAGTTGAATGCATTACGAAGGCCAAGCACAAAAACATAGTGCGTTTCCTTGGATACTGTTCTGACACGCAAGGGAGAATCGAAGATTACGAAGGAaagtttgtcatggcagatgtacgAAACTGGTTGCTATGTTTTGAGTACGTACCGAATGGAAGTCTCATCGAGTATATTACCG ATCCATCTCGTGGACTTGAATGGAGAGAGCGATACCAAATAATTAAGGGAATCTGTGAGGGACTACTTCATCTTCACGAGAAGCGTATCCTCCACCTAGATCTCAAGCCTAGTAATATATTGATTGATATTCACATGGTACCCAAAATTGCTGATTTTGGCCTCTCAAGGTGCCTTGATAAAGACCAAACCCGTGACTTCACTTCAAACATATGTGGATCACT GGGATACATGGCACCCGAATTCTTCATAGGACAAGTCACATTTGCATCAGACATATACAGTCTTGGTATTATAATTATGGAGATTCTGACAGGAGAGAAGGGGTATCAGGAAGAACAGGAT GTAGTTGAGAATTGGATGAATCGGTTGGAGGCAGCAGATCAAAAGGAGACGCAGTTGGAGCAAGTAAGAGTATGCACTACGATAGGGATAGAGTGCATGGACCCTAACCCAAAGAAGAGACCGTTTGCACATCATATAGTCAATAAGCTTGATAAAACGGCAAGTATCATCGAAACTGGCATCACTAGTCCATCTGTTGAGCATCAGGTTAGATCCCTAAAAGAACAACACAGTCAAAGGAAAATTGTGGATCTTTCACTTGAGTACCTCCTAAAAGAACAACACAGTCAAAGGAAAATTTTGGATCTTTCATTTGAGTATCTCATAAAAGATATGAGCGGGCGCACTAAAACGGAAGAACTCATGGAATTTATTGGGGCATTTAAAGATCATTGGCGGCACGCGAAAGAACATCAATGGTCACTACGGGGAGTGCAAGGTACAAAGAAAAATACCAGCCAACAACAAGGGGCAAGTATTTCTAGCTCTAACTCTGTTGTGCTCAACAAGTTGAACATCTTTAGTACAAAAGCACGCAGGAATTATGCCAGGAATGGTGGGCCTATGCTTGAGAAGATAGATATGTtgaaacttttcaagaaggaggagCTTAAGCCAGCTATTAATGACAAGAACCGTATTGGAAGAGATGTCTTTGAAGAAGTTTACATAGGCCTTGTTGATAGAGTACCAGTCATAGTAAAGAAGCAGATTAGTGGTACTGTGCTACAAAATGGACAGTTTGCAAAGGAAGTCATCATCCAATCTCAAGTTCTCCACAAGAACATTGTTAGGCTCATAGGTTGTTGCGTGGAAGTTGACATCCCGATGCTAGTATATGAGTATCTCTCCAAAGACAGCCTCCATGACATTCTTCACAACAACTGCAAG GGAAAATTCAGGGTCGGAGAAGCTTCCTTGGGCCGGCTTGGCTTGGCTTGGCTATGGGGAAGTTGGGGTCCACCGAAGGGCAGAATATTGGGCTTCTTTTGTGAGATGGGCATAATGCTGGTGGGAGGAGGCCCGACTATGTCTTGGTTGACGCGAGATAAGAGTCAGTTCTCGCCTGAAGGAAGGGAGCTCACGAATGGTCCGGTCCAACTAGGGCGCGAACCAGGCTCCTGGCAAAATTGGGCAGCCAGCACGCGGGAGGACACCgcctttttttctttctattttccatgttttttgttttattttttttcctttttttactttTGCTTATACTTCCAAATGCTCTAA
- the LOC119319495 gene encoding CBL-interacting serine/threonine-protein kinase 20-like isoform X1 codes for MDTKIGTINKVDLERMVLDRSAEPTYLPLSLLEDITDCFSDDQQIGSGGFSIVYKGMVGEKMVAVKKLSQTMHENKFHKEVECITKAKHKNIVRFLGYCSDTQGRIEDYEGKFVMADVRNWLLCFEYVPNGSLIEYITDPSRGLEWRERYQIIKGICEGLLHLHEKRILHLDLKPSNILIDIHMVPKIADFGLSRCLDKDQTRDFTSNICGSLGYMAPEFFIGQVTFASDIYSLGIIIMEILTGEKGYQEEQDVVENWMNRLEAADQKETQLEQVRVCTTIGIECMDPNPKKRPFAHHIVNKLDKTASIIETGITSPSVEHQVRSLKEQHSQRKIVDLSLEYLLKEQHSQRKILDLSFEYLIKDMSGRTKTEELMEFIGAFKDHWRHAKEHQWSLRGVQGTKKNTSQQQGASISSSNSVVLNKLNIFSTKARRNYARNGGPMLEKIDMLKLFKKEELKPAINDKNRIGRDVFEEVYIGLVDRVPVIVKKQISGTVLQNGQFAKEVIIQSQVLHKNIVRLIGCCVEVDIPMLVYEYLSKDSLHDILHNNCKVRLNLGVRLNIATESARGLAYMHSRHNILHGNIKSENILLDDHFVPKISNFCISRLTGRGYKHTRTVKGDDPYMDPLYLQTGLLSEYSDVYSFGVVMLELLTRKKATHSDNNSLVRNFLENHKQGRKSTELSDEKIAVMENLELLDNLAQLVVECLSQNLDLRPKMIDVAKRLHILNESRGQWVLS; via the exons ATGGATACCAAAATTGGTACTATAAACAAGGTTGATCTAGAACGCATGGTGCTTGATCGAAGTGCAGAGCCAACATACCTTCCATTATCACTTTTGGAAGACATCACAGATTGTTTTTCCGATGATCAACAAATTGGCAGCGGTGGATTTTCTATAGTTTACAAG GGAATGGTGGGGGAAAAGATGGTCGCTGTGAAGAAACTATCCCAAACGATGCATGAGAATAAATTCCACAAAGAAGTTGAATGCATTACGAAGGCCAAGCACAAAAACATAGTGCGTTTCCTTGGATACTGTTCTGACACGCAAGGGAGAATCGAAGATTACGAAGGAaagtttgtcatggcagatgtacgAAACTGGTTGCTATGTTTTGAGTACGTACCGAATGGAAGTCTCATCGAGTATATTACCG ATCCATCTCGTGGACTTGAATGGAGAGAGCGATACCAAATAATTAAGGGAATCTGTGAGGGACTACTTCATCTTCACGAGAAGCGTATCCTCCACCTAGATCTCAAGCCTAGTAATATATTGATTGATATTCACATGGTACCCAAAATTGCTGATTTTGGCCTCTCAAGGTGCCTTGATAAAGACCAAACCCGTGACTTCACTTCAAACATATGTGGATCACT GGGATACATGGCACCCGAATTCTTCATAGGACAAGTCACATTTGCATCAGACATATACAGTCTTGGTATTATAATTATGGAGATTCTGACAGGAGAGAAGGGGTATCAGGAAGAACAGGAT GTAGTTGAGAATTGGATGAATCGGTTGGAGGCAGCAGATCAAAAGGAGACGCAGTTGGAGCAAGTAAGAGTATGCACTACGATAGGGATAGAGTGCATGGACCCTAACCCAAAGAAGAGACCGTTTGCACATCATATAGTCAATAAGCTTGATAAAACGGCAAGTATCATCGAAACTGGCATCACTAGTCCATCTGTTGAGCATCAGGTTAGATCCCTAAAAGAACAACACAGTCAAAGGAAAATTGTGGATCTTTCACTTGAGTACCTCCTAAAAGAACAACACAGTCAAAGGAAAATTTTGGATCTTTCATTTGAGTATCTCATAAAAGATATGAGCGGGCGCACTAAAACGGAAGAACTCATGGAATTTATTGGGGCATTTAAAGATCATTGGCGGCACGCGAAAGAACATCAATGGTCACTACGGGGAGTGCAAGGTACAAAGAAAAATACCAGCCAACAACAAGGGGCAAGTATTTCTAGCTCTAACTCTGTTGTGCTCAACAAGTTGAACATCTTTAGTACAAAAGCACGCAGGAATTATGCCAGGAATGGTGGGCCTATGCTTGAGAAGATAGATATGTtgaaacttttcaagaaggaggagCTTAAGCCAGCTATTAATGACAAGAACCGTATTGGAAGAGATGTCTTTGAAGAAGTTTACATAGGCCTTGTTGATAGAGTACCAGTCATAGTAAAGAAGCAGATTAGTGGTACTGTGCTACAAAATGGACAGTTTGCAAAGGAAGTCATCATCCAATCTCAAGTTCTCCACAAGAACATTGTTAGGCTCATAGGTTGTTGCGTGGAAGTTGACATCCCGATGCTAGTATATGAGTATCTCTCCAAAGACAGCCTCCATGACATTCTTCACAACAACTGCAAGGTACGTCTCAACTTGGGCGTGCGTTTAAATATTGCCACAGAATCAGCACGTGGTCTAGCTTATATGCATTCAAGGCACAATATCTTACATGGTAATATAAAATCAGAAAATATACTCTTGGATGACCATTTTGTGCCAAAGATCTCAAATTTTTGCATATCAAGGTTGACCGGGAGAGGCTACAAACACACCAGAACAGTCAAGGGCGACGATCCTTATATGGATCCACTATACCTACAAACAGGCCTACTTAGCGAATATAGTGATGTGTACAGTTTTGGAGTCGTTATGTTGGAACTTCTTACCAGGAAGAAGGCCACACACTCTGATAATAATAGCTTAGTAAGGAATTTCCTTGAGAATCACAAGCAGGGTAGGAAATCAACCGAGCTATCCGATGAGAAAATTGCAGTGATGGAGAATCTGGAGCTTCTTGACAATCTGGCACAACTTGTTGTGGAATGCCTTAGCCAAAACTTGGATCTAAGACCGAAAATGATAGATGTTGCAAAGCGGCTCCACATACTGAATGAATCTCGTGGCCAGTGGGTCTTAAGTTGA
- the LOC119319495 gene encoding cysteine-rich receptor-like protein kinase 37 isoform X3, translating to MDTKIGTINKVDLERMVLDRSAEPTYLPLSLLEDITDCFSDDQQIGSGGFSIVYKGMVGEKMVAVKKLSQTMHENKFHKEVECITKAKHKNIVRFLGYCSDTQGRIEDYEGKFVMADVRNWLLCFEYVPNGSLIEYITDPSRGLEWRERYQIIKGICEGLLHLHEKRILHLDLKPSNILIDIHMVPKIADFGLSRCLDKDQTRDFTSNICGSLGYMAPEFFIGQVTFASDIYSLGIIIMEILTGEKGYQEEQDVVENWMNRLEAADQKETQLEQVRVCTTIGIECMDPNPKKRPFAHHIVNKLDKTASIIETGITSPSVEHQVRSLKEQHSQRKIVDLSLEYLLKEQHSQRKILDLSFEYLIKDMSGRTKTEELMEFIGAFKDHWRHAKEHQWSLRGVQGTKKNTSQQQGASISSSNSVVLNKLNIFSTKARRNYARNGGPMLEKIDMLKLFKKEELKPAINDKNRIGRDVFEEVYIGLVDRVPVIVKKQISGTVLQNGQFAKEVIIQSQVLHKNIVRLIGCCVEVDIPMLVYEYLSKDSLHDILHNNCKVDRERLQTHQNSQGRRSLYGSTIPTNRPT from the exons ATGGATACCAAAATTGGTACTATAAACAAGGTTGATCTAGAACGCATGGTGCTTGATCGAAGTGCAGAGCCAACATACCTTCCATTATCACTTTTGGAAGACATCACAGATTGTTTTTCCGATGATCAACAAATTGGCAGCGGTGGATTTTCTATAGTTTACAAG GGAATGGTGGGGGAAAAGATGGTCGCTGTGAAGAAACTATCCCAAACGATGCATGAGAATAAATTCCACAAAGAAGTTGAATGCATTACGAAGGCCAAGCACAAAAACATAGTGCGTTTCCTTGGATACTGTTCTGACACGCAAGGGAGAATCGAAGATTACGAAGGAaagtttgtcatggcagatgtacgAAACTGGTTGCTATGTTTTGAGTACGTACCGAATGGAAGTCTCATCGAGTATATTACCG ATCCATCTCGTGGACTTGAATGGAGAGAGCGATACCAAATAATTAAGGGAATCTGTGAGGGACTACTTCATCTTCACGAGAAGCGTATCCTCCACCTAGATCTCAAGCCTAGTAATATATTGATTGATATTCACATGGTACCCAAAATTGCTGATTTTGGCCTCTCAAGGTGCCTTGATAAAGACCAAACCCGTGACTTCACTTCAAACATATGTGGATCACT GGGATACATGGCACCCGAATTCTTCATAGGACAAGTCACATTTGCATCAGACATATACAGTCTTGGTATTATAATTATGGAGATTCTGACAGGAGAGAAGGGGTATCAGGAAGAACAGGAT GTAGTTGAGAATTGGATGAATCGGTTGGAGGCAGCAGATCAAAAGGAGACGCAGTTGGAGCAAGTAAGAGTATGCACTACGATAGGGATAGAGTGCATGGACCCTAACCCAAAGAAGAGACCGTTTGCACATCATATAGTCAATAAGCTTGATAAAACGGCAAGTATCATCGAAACTGGCATCACTAGTCCATCTGTTGAGCATCAGGTTAGATCCCTAAAAGAACAACACAGTCAAAGGAAAATTGTGGATCTTTCACTTGAGTACCTCCTAAAAGAACAACACAGTCAAAGGAAAATTTTGGATCTTTCATTTGAGTATCTCATAAAAGATATGAGCGGGCGCACTAAAACGGAAGAACTCATGGAATTTATTGGGGCATTTAAAGATCATTGGCGGCACGCGAAAGAACATCAATGGTCACTACGGGGAGTGCAAGGTACAAAGAAAAATACCAGCCAACAACAAGGGGCAAGTATTTCTAGCTCTAACTCTGTTGTGCTCAACAAGTTGAACATCTTTAGTACAAAAGCACGCAGGAATTATGCCAGGAATGGTGGGCCTATGCTTGAGAAGATAGATATGTtgaaacttttcaagaaggaggagCTTAAGCCAGCTATTAATGACAAGAACCGTATTGGAAGAGATGTCTTTGAAGAAGTTTACATAGGCCTTGTTGATAGAGTACCAGTCATAGTAAAGAAGCAGATTAGTGGTACTGTGCTACAAAATGGACAGTTTGCAAAGGAAGTCATCATCCAATCTCAAGTTCTCCACAAGAACATTGTTAGGCTCATAGGTTGTTGCGTGGAAGTTGACATCCCGATGCTAGTATATGAGTATCTCTCCAAAGACAGCCTCCATGACATTCTTCACAACAACTGCAAG GTTGACCGGGAGAGGCTACAAACACACCAGAACAGTCAAGGGCGACGATCCTTATATGGATCCACTATACCTACAAACAGGCCTACTTAG
- the LOC119319495 gene encoding wall-associated receptor kinase-like 20 isoform X4, whose amino-acid sequence MDTKIGTINKVDLERMVLDRSAEPTYLPLSLLEDITDCFSDDQQIGSGGFSIVYKGMVGEKMVAVKKLSQTMHENKFHKEVECITKAKHKNIVRFLGYCSDTQGRIEDYEGKFVMADVRNWLLCFEYVPNGSLIEYITDPSRGLEWRERYQIIKGICEGLLHLHEKRILHLDLKPSNILIDIHMVPKIADFGLSRCLDKDQTRDFTSNICGSLGYMAPEFFIGQVTFASDIYSLGIIIMEILTGEKGYQEEQDVVENWMNRLEAADQKETQLEQVRVCTTIGIECMDPNPKKRPFAHHIVNKLDKTASIIETGITSPSVEHQVRSLKEQHSQRKIVDLSLEYLLKEQHSQRKILDLSFEYLIKDMSGRTKTEELMEFIGAFKDHWRHAKEHQWSLRGVQGTKKNTSQQQGASISSSNSVVLNKLNIFSTKARRNYARNGGPMLEKIDMLKLFKKEELKPAINDKNRIGRDVFEEVYIGLVDRVPVIVKKQISGTVLQNGQFAKEVIIQSQVLHKNIVRLIGCCVEVDIPMLVYEYLSKDSLHDILHNNCKKIYSWMTILCQRSQIFAYQG is encoded by the exons ATGGATACCAAAATTGGTACTATAAACAAGGTTGATCTAGAACGCATGGTGCTTGATCGAAGTGCAGAGCCAACATACCTTCCATTATCACTTTTGGAAGACATCACAGATTGTTTTTCCGATGATCAACAAATTGGCAGCGGTGGATTTTCTATAGTTTACAAG GGAATGGTGGGGGAAAAGATGGTCGCTGTGAAGAAACTATCCCAAACGATGCATGAGAATAAATTCCACAAAGAAGTTGAATGCATTACGAAGGCCAAGCACAAAAACATAGTGCGTTTCCTTGGATACTGTTCTGACACGCAAGGGAGAATCGAAGATTACGAAGGAaagtttgtcatggcagatgtacgAAACTGGTTGCTATGTTTTGAGTACGTACCGAATGGAAGTCTCATCGAGTATATTACCG ATCCATCTCGTGGACTTGAATGGAGAGAGCGATACCAAATAATTAAGGGAATCTGTGAGGGACTACTTCATCTTCACGAGAAGCGTATCCTCCACCTAGATCTCAAGCCTAGTAATATATTGATTGATATTCACATGGTACCCAAAATTGCTGATTTTGGCCTCTCAAGGTGCCTTGATAAAGACCAAACCCGTGACTTCACTTCAAACATATGTGGATCACT GGGATACATGGCACCCGAATTCTTCATAGGACAAGTCACATTTGCATCAGACATATACAGTCTTGGTATTATAATTATGGAGATTCTGACAGGAGAGAAGGGGTATCAGGAAGAACAGGAT GTAGTTGAGAATTGGATGAATCGGTTGGAGGCAGCAGATCAAAAGGAGACGCAGTTGGAGCAAGTAAGAGTATGCACTACGATAGGGATAGAGTGCATGGACCCTAACCCAAAGAAGAGACCGTTTGCACATCATATAGTCAATAAGCTTGATAAAACGGCAAGTATCATCGAAACTGGCATCACTAGTCCATCTGTTGAGCATCAGGTTAGATCCCTAAAAGAACAACACAGTCAAAGGAAAATTGTGGATCTTTCACTTGAGTACCTCCTAAAAGAACAACACAGTCAAAGGAAAATTTTGGATCTTTCATTTGAGTATCTCATAAAAGATATGAGCGGGCGCACTAAAACGGAAGAACTCATGGAATTTATTGGGGCATTTAAAGATCATTGGCGGCACGCGAAAGAACATCAATGGTCACTACGGGGAGTGCAAGGTACAAAGAAAAATACCAGCCAACAACAAGGGGCAAGTATTTCTAGCTCTAACTCTGTTGTGCTCAACAAGTTGAACATCTTTAGTACAAAAGCACGCAGGAATTATGCCAGGAATGGTGGGCCTATGCTTGAGAAGATAGATATGTtgaaacttttcaagaaggaggagCTTAAGCCAGCTATTAATGACAAGAACCGTATTGGAAGAGATGTCTTTGAAGAAGTTTACATAGGCCTTGTTGATAGAGTACCAGTCATAGTAAAGAAGCAGATTAGTGGTACTGTGCTACAAAATGGACAGTTTGCAAAGGAAGTCATCATCCAATCTCAAGTTCTCCACAAGAACATTGTTAGGCTCATAGGTTGTTGCGTGGAAGTTGACATCCCGATGCTAGTATATGAGTATCTCTCCAAAGACAGCCTCCATGACATTCTTCACAACAACTGCAAG AAAATATACTCTTGGATGACCATTTTGTGCCAAAGATCTCAAATTTTTGCATATCAAGGTTGA